The following proteins are encoded in a genomic region of Dasypus novemcinctus isolate mDasNov1 chromosome 21, mDasNov1.1.hap2, whole genome shotgun sequence:
- the WNT9B gene encoding protein Wnt-9b isoform X2, with protein MRPAPALALAALCLLALPAAAAAAYFGLTGREVLTPFPGLGTAAAPTQGGAHLKQCDLLKLSRRQKQLCRREPGLAETLRDAVHLGLLECQFQFRHERWNCSLEGRTGLLKRGFKETAFLYAVSSAALTHALARACSAGRMERCTCDDSPGLESRQAWQWGVCGDNLKYSTKFLSNFLGPKRGSKDLRARTDAHNTHVGIKAVKSGLRTTCKCHGVSGSCAVRTCWKQLSPFRETGQALKLRYDSAVKVSSTTNEALGRLELWVPARPGSPTKGLAPRPGDLVYMEDSPSFCRRSKYSPGTVGRVCSREASCSSLCCGRGYDTQSRLVAFSCHCQVQWCCFVECQQCVQEELVYTCKH; from the exons ATGCGCCCCGCGCCCGCGCTGGCCCTGGCCGCGCTGTGCCTGCTGGCgctgcccgccgccgccgccgccgcctacTTCGG CCTGACTGGGCGGGAGGTCCTGACGCCCTTCCCAGGGCTGGGCACGGCAGCAGCCCCCACTCAGGGCGGGGCCCACCTGAAGCAGTGTGACCTGCTGAAGCTGTCCCGCCGGCAGAAGCAGCTGTGCCGGCGGGAGCCAGGCCTGGCTGAGACCCTGCGGGACGCCGTGCACCTCGGCCTGCTTGAGTGCCAGTTCCAGTTCCGGCACGAGCGCTGGAACTGCAGCCTGGAGGGGAGGACGGGCCTGCTCAAGAGAG GTTTCAAGGAGACGGCCTTCTTGTACGCGGTGTCCTCGGCCGCCCTCACCCACGCGCTGGCCCGCGCCTGCAGCGCCGGGCGCATGGAGCGCTGTACCTGCGACGACTCCCCGGGCCTGGAGAGCCGGCAGGCCTGGCAGTGGGGCGTGTGCGGCGACAACCTCAAGTACAGCACCAAGTTCCTGAGCAACTTCCTGGGGCCCAAGAGAGGAAGCAAGGACCTGCGGGCGCGGACAGACGCCCACAACACCCACGTGGGTATCAAG gcCGTAAAGAGTGGCCTCAGGACCACGTGTAAGTGCCACGGCGTGTCGGGCTCCTGCGCCGTGCGCACCTGCTGGAAGCAGCTCTCCCCGTTCCGCGAGACGGGCCAGGCGTTGAAGCTGCGCTATGACTCGGCTGTCAAGGTGTCCAGCACCACCAACGAGGCCTTGGGCCGCCTGGAGTTGTGGGTGCCCGCCAGGCCGGGAAGCCCCACCAAGGGTCTGGCCCCCCGGCCCGGGGACCTGGTCTACATGGAGGACTCGCCCAGCTTCTGCCGGCGCAGCAAGTACTCGCCGGGCACGGTGGGCCGGGTGTGCTCGCGGGAGGCCAGCTGCAGTAGCCTGTGCTGTGGGCGCGGCTACGACACCCAGAGCCGCCTGGTGGCTTTCTCCTGCCACTGCCAGGTGCAGTGGTGCTGCTTCGTGGAGTGCCAGCAGTGCGTGCAGGAGGAGCTGGTGTACACCTGCAAGCACTAG
- the WNT9B gene encoding protein Wnt-9b isoform X1: MSSGIVILLVPCHDPQGSFVSPSLVFSSLTGREVLTPFPGLGTAAAPTQGGAHLKQCDLLKLSRRQKQLCRREPGLAETLRDAVHLGLLECQFQFRHERWNCSLEGRTGLLKRGFKETAFLYAVSSAALTHALARACSAGRMERCTCDDSPGLESRQAWQWGVCGDNLKYSTKFLSNFLGPKRGSKDLRARTDAHNTHVGIKAVKSGLRTTCKCHGVSGSCAVRTCWKQLSPFRETGQALKLRYDSAVKVSSTTNEALGRLELWVPARPGSPTKGLAPRPGDLVYMEDSPSFCRRSKYSPGTVGRVCSREASCSSLCCGRGYDTQSRLVAFSCHCQVQWCCFVECQQCVQEELVYTCKH, from the exons ATGTCCTCAGGGATTGTCATTCTTCTCGTCCCCTGCCATGACCCCCAAGGTTCATTTGTCTCCCCTTCTCTCGTCTTCTCCAGCCTGACTGGGCGGGAGGTCCTGACGCCCTTCCCAGGGCTGGGCACGGCAGCAGCCCCCACTCAGGGCGGGGCCCACCTGAAGCAGTGTGACCTGCTGAAGCTGTCCCGCCGGCAGAAGCAGCTGTGCCGGCGGGAGCCAGGCCTGGCTGAGACCCTGCGGGACGCCGTGCACCTCGGCCTGCTTGAGTGCCAGTTCCAGTTCCGGCACGAGCGCTGGAACTGCAGCCTGGAGGGGAGGACGGGCCTGCTCAAGAGAG GTTTCAAGGAGACGGCCTTCTTGTACGCGGTGTCCTCGGCCGCCCTCACCCACGCGCTGGCCCGCGCCTGCAGCGCCGGGCGCATGGAGCGCTGTACCTGCGACGACTCCCCGGGCCTGGAGAGCCGGCAGGCCTGGCAGTGGGGCGTGTGCGGCGACAACCTCAAGTACAGCACCAAGTTCCTGAGCAACTTCCTGGGGCCCAAGAGAGGAAGCAAGGACCTGCGGGCGCGGACAGACGCCCACAACACCCACGTGGGTATCAAG gcCGTAAAGAGTGGCCTCAGGACCACGTGTAAGTGCCACGGCGTGTCGGGCTCCTGCGCCGTGCGCACCTGCTGGAAGCAGCTCTCCCCGTTCCGCGAGACGGGCCAGGCGTTGAAGCTGCGCTATGACTCGGCTGTCAAGGTGTCCAGCACCACCAACGAGGCCTTGGGCCGCCTGGAGTTGTGGGTGCCCGCCAGGCCGGGAAGCCCCACCAAGGGTCTGGCCCCCCGGCCCGGGGACCTGGTCTACATGGAGGACTCGCCCAGCTTCTGCCGGCGCAGCAAGTACTCGCCGGGCACGGTGGGCCGGGTGTGCTCGCGGGAGGCCAGCTGCAGTAGCCTGTGCTGTGGGCGCGGCTACGACACCCAGAGCCGCCTGGTGGCTTTCTCCTGCCACTGCCAGGTGCAGTGGTGCTGCTTCGTGGAGTGCCAGCAGTGCGTGCAGGAGGAGCTGGTGTACACCTGCAAGCACTAG